A single genomic interval of Falco cherrug isolate bFalChe1 chromosome 8, bFalChe1.pri, whole genome shotgun sequence harbors:
- the LOC102051131 gene encoding ovomucoid-like produces MATVGPFVLLSFALCCFPGAAFGVEVDCSTYPNTTNEEGKEVLVCAKILSPICGTDGVTYSNECLLCASNIEHGANVSKDHDGECKDIVPVDCSKYPNTTNEEGKVALLCSKDLSPVCGSDGVTYDNECLLCARNLEPGTSVGKKYDGECKKETATVDCSDYPKPVCSLEYIPVCGSDSKTYSNECNFCNAVVDSNGTLVLSHFGKC; encoded by the exons ATGGCCACAGTGGGTCCCTTTGTGCTTCTCTCTTTTGCGCTTTGCTGCTTCCCAG GTGCTGCCTTTGGAGTTGAG GTGGACTGCAGTACGTATCCCAACACTACAAATGAGGAAGGCAAAGAGGTGCTGGTCTGTGCCAAGATCCTCAGCCCCATCTGTGGTACCGATGGAGTCACCTACAGCAATGAgtgcctgctctgtgccagcaaCAT AGAACATGGAGCCAATGTAAGCAAAGACCACGATGGAGAATGCAAGGACATTGTCCCT GTGGACTGCAGTAAATACCCCAACACAACAAATGAGGAAGGCAAAGTGGCGTTGCTCTGCAGCAAAGACCTCAGCCCTGTCTGCGGTAGTGACGGGGTCACCTACGACAATGAGTGCCTGCTGTGTGCCCGTAACCT AGAGCCTGGAACCAGTGTTGGCAAGAAGTACGATGGTGAATGTAAGAAGGAAACTGCTACA gttgacTGCAGTGACTACCCTAAACCTGTCTGCTCACTTGAGTACATACCTGTCTGTGGCTCTGACAGCAAAACATACAGCAATGAGTGTAACTTCTGCAATGCAGTCGT GGACAGCAATGGGACTCTCGTTTTAAGCCACTTTGGAAAATGCTGA